The Miscanthus floridulus cultivar M001 chromosome 17, ASM1932011v1, whole genome shotgun sequence genome has a window encoding:
- the LOC136518946 gene encoding uncharacterized protein, whose product MAARLAAGATRPPRHELPARRRPWAAASACAPTVAVPGHSTSQAGLPVATGEFALSQKYHKELLRLKQNDYTKAHELLEHVYMDQQITNTDASDSRSFCNLPVCAMAHTYFLLPYSGNKGLST is encoded by the exons ATGGCCGCGCGGCTCGCTGCCGGGGCCACGAGGCCACCGCGCCACGAGCTGCCGGCGCGACGGCGTCCCTGGGCTGCGGCAAGCGCGTGCGCCCCCACGGTGGCCGTCCCCGGGCACAGCACGTCCCAAGCGGGCCTCCCTGTGGCCACCGGC GAATTTGCACTCTCTCAGAAGTACCACAAGGAACTGCTCCGGTTGAAACAAAACGACTACACAAAAGCGCATGAACTTCTCGAGCATGTTTACATGGACCAACAAATAACAAACACTGATGCCTCTG ATTCGAGGTCTTTTTGCAACCTGCCTGTGTGCGCGATGGCGCACACCTACTTTCTGCTACCTTATTCGGGAAACAAAG GCTTATCTACGTAG
- the LOC136515047 gene encoding tubby-like F-box protein 9 codes for MISWRRSASWLSSASRSSLGAAVGGEAKVTPEADPAAQEEEEEEEDEADEERWSRLLPELLAEIMRRVDAGAERWPPRRDVVVCACVCRRWRDAAVSVVRPPLECGRITFPSSLKQPGPRDAPMHCFIRRDKKNSTFSLYLSLTQALTDKGKFLLAARRFRQGAHTEYIISYDYDDLHPRSSSYVGKLRSDFLGTKFIIYDSQAPYDGAKPSRSRSTRRFASKQISPQVSGGNFDVGQVTYKFNFMKSRGPRRMQCNIQCPVGQGTSSDPSKEKTPSPSSLDLKNKAPRWHDHLQCWCLNFHGRVTVASVKNFQLVATAGSGGPWGVGDEETVILQFGKIEDDAFTMDYRQPLSAFQAFAICLTSFGTKLACE; via the exons ATGATCTCCTGGCGGCGCAGCGCGTCCTGGCTGTCGTCGGCGTCGCGCTCCTCGCTCGGCGCTGCCGTCGGCGGGGAGGCGAAGGTCACGCCGGAGGCGGATCCGGcggcccaggaggaggaggaggaggaggaggacgaggccgaCGAGGAGCGGTGGTCTCGCCTGCTGCCGGAGCTGCTCGCGGAGATCATGCGGCGCGTGGACGCCGGCGCCGAGCGCTGGCCGCCGCGGCGGGACGTGGTGGTCTGCGCCTGCGTGTGCCGGCGGTGGCGCGACGCTGCGGTCTCCGTCGTGCGCCCGCCGCTCGAGTGCGGGAGGATCACCTTCCCGTCCTCGCTCAAGCAG CCAGGACCAAGGGATGCACCGATGCACTGTTTTATCCGGAGGGACAAAAAGAACTCAACCTTTTCTCTCTATCTCAGCTTAACACAGG CCCTAACGGATAAAGGGAAGTTTCTTTTGGCTGCTCGAAGGTTCAGACAAGGAGCACATACAGAATATATCATCTCTTATGACTATGATGATCTGCACCCAAGAAGCAGTTCATATGTTGGAAAGTTGAG ATCTGACTTCTTGGGGACAAAGTTCATCATCTATGATAGCCAGGCACCATATGATGGTGCTAAACCTTCGAGGAGCCGATCCACTCGCCGCTTTGCAAGCAAGCAGATAAGCCCACAGGTTTCAGGTGGCAATTTCGATGTTGGGCAAGTGACCTATAAGTTCAACTTCATGAAATCAAGAGGGCCAAGGCGAATGCAGTGCAATATCCAGTGCCCTGTAGGCCAGGGCACTTCGTCAGATCCATCCAAGGAGAAAACACCCTCTCCGAGTTCCTTAGATCTAAAGAACAAAGCTCCACGTTGGCACGACCATCTTCAGTGTTGGTGCTTAAATTTCCATGGCCGGGTGACTGTCGCCTCCGTGAAGAACTTCCAGCTTGTTGCCACAGCTGGCTCTGGTGGTCCATGGGGCGTTGGAGATGAGGAAACGGTGATCCTGCAGTTTGGGAAGATCGAGGACGATGCGTTTACAATGGACTACCGGCAGCCTCTGTCTGCTTTCCAGGCGTTCGCCATCTGCCTCACCAGCTTTGGCACGAAGCTGGCTTGTGAATAA
- the LOC136517675 gene encoding uncharacterized protein → MADANKRINLTAPLLSVRRHGGGGAETAATGLPLPAYKADATSDPPGHTSAVPFGWEHRPGHPKSVRTRRPPPPPPPAPPPPLTIVDVNDNEPSRVTRDPTAVVVASERARRGEEPCSDALSRDDVSCVTVNCSATGLSDAAGAGAGSGPCARGSGSVMMDRFLRAAHAVAAGSPQNTFRKAGSARAAVVLGAHTTGGDRVPAQRRVPLQHIAAYHLPPLPPSGKNDDDDDDNSDAHSTAGFASKSCGLLSTRCVKSALLLSRVARRGAGTPFQSNGDGSQREKKPMLPPRSRNGQRRLLHTGDDHGMISQQSWEEVYIKSLLRSSGPGGLMGPAAAVASELDRTVHELYKRRDGRAVRPKASHLGLLLVLDRSNEACGHVSPVRKLSRIGDTALLLTATTKSSPDGDKQLGREHAAADAGGGGYGFPLLLEDKEAVAGREMALSPQPLLRLPLPKSPTESWLSLALPSVSTRPPATSFLGLHVQPKKRAPLPRCSSIDSSRDVHHDRQRQIRVYHLLK, encoded by the exons ATGGCCGACGCCAACAAGCGCATCAATCTCACCGCGCCACTCCTCTCCGTCCGGCGCCACGGTGGCGGTGGCGCCGAGACCGCGGCCACGGGGTTGCCGCTGCCGGCCTACAAGGCGGACGCCACGTCGGATCCCCCGGGCCACACCAGCGCGGTGCCATTCGGGTGGGAGCACCGCCCCGGGCACCCCAAGAGCGTCCGCACCCGccggccgcctccgccgccgccgccggccccacCACCTCCCTTGACGATCGTCGACGTCAACGACAACGAGCCCTCGCGCGTGACGCGGGATCCGACGGCGGTGGTCGTGGCCTCTGAGCGCGCGCGGCGGGGCGAGGAGCCGTGCTCGGACGCGCTCTCCCGCGACGACGTCAGCTGCGTCACCGTGAACTGCAGCGCGACCGGGCTCAGCGACGCCGCGGGGGCCGGGGCGGGGTCGGGGCCGTGCGCCCGTGGCAGCGGCAGCGTCATGATGGACCGGTTCCTGCGGGCCGCGCACGCCGTGGCCGCCGGCTCCCCACAGAACACGTTCCGGAAGGCGGGGTCGGCCCGGGCGGCTGTGGTGCTAGGCGCGCACACGACCGGCGGCGACAGGGTGCCGGCGCAAAGGCGGGTGCCCctccagcacattgcggcgtaTCACCTGCCGCCCCTCCCTCCCAGTGGcaagaacgacgacgacgacgacgacaattcCGACGCGCACAGCACGGCGGGCTTCGCGTCCAAGAGCTGCGGGCTGCTCTCAACCCGTTGCGTGAAGAGCGCCTTGCTGCTATCCCGCGTCGCGCGGCGAGGTGCAGGCACACCGTTCCAGTCAAACGGCGACGGtagccaaagagaaaagaagccaatgctgccgccgcgctcgcgtAACGGGCAGCGGCGACTTCTGCATACCGGAGACGATCACGGCATG ATCTCGCAGCAATCCTGGGAGGAAGTGTACATCAAATCACTGCTCCGATCATCAGGCCCCGGCGGCCTGATGGGACCGGCGGCCGCCGTGGCCTCGGAGCTGGACAGAACAGTGCACGAACTGTACAAACGCCGGGACGGGCGAGCCGTCCGCCCGAAGGCGAGCCATCTGGGTTTGCTCCTGGTCCTCGACAGGTCAAACGAGGCTTGCGGCCACGTCTCGCCGGTGCGAAAGCTCTCCAGAATCGGCGACACCGCGTTGCTTCTGACGGCTACTACTAAAAGCTCGCCGGACGGCGACAAGCAGCTGGGGCGTGAGCACGCGGCCGCCGATGCTGGCGGCGGAGGGTACGGTTTCCCGCTGCTTCTGGAAGACAAGGAGGCCGTTGCCGGACGTGAGATGGCGCTGTCGCCGCAGCCGCTGCTCCGGTTGCCGCTGCCCAAGTCGCCTACGGAGTCGTGGCTCTCGCTCGCGCTGCCTTCCGTGTCCACTCGACCCCCAGCGACGTCTTTTCTGGGACTCCATGTGCAGCCCAAGAAACGTGCTCCGTTGCCGCGGTGCTCCTCCATTGATTCGAGCAGGGACGTCCATCATGACAGGCAACGGCAAATTCGCGTGTACCACCTACTGAAATGA
- the LOC136518767 gene encoding uncharacterized protein, with the protein MDATEIPEGIDPKNACRVEVTVNSYFSIVHGKKVYNRGRDVSWVVDSKKYSVINLEKDIASHFAWDNNQQANFWVVKGMHWTDKLISDGQLHSLLRASQLVKFMMIVGNRVEGDEMPPAVNMDCEGMPNEVPVVEKKTEFEGFEWAEIPQYGETIAGPPMPEEEEKEHFMTVGCDPDGDEPTGVDEEWRYLKPVDAAVNDAQPTENIEVELQKRKRARPVLDFDSECVHDYYSVERFKMAYQFQIAPMNDKSQWPKVNLGFEMIPPPLQRAAGRPRKQRVKARGEPGKRGPYQCKRCFQFGHIEKGCNATQAELEQELPPPRPKKGKKQRINNYESVGASTTDSRTSKAAIEPSPMPHSSPGVTIRRMSSISPTSPGVTTRRMAAISPGGINRRLIIE; encoded by the exons ATGGATGCTACTGAAATTCCAGAAGG GATTGATCCAAAGAATGCTTGTAGAGTAGAGGTCACAGTGAACTCATACTTTAGTATTGTACATGGTAAAAAGGTCTACAATAGGGGCAGAGATGTAAGCTGGGTTGTTGATTCAAAAAAATATTCAGTCATTAATCTAGAGAAGGATATTGCTTCGCACTTTGCATGGGACAACAACCAGCAGGCAAATTTCTGGGTTGTAAAAGGGATGCATTGGACAGACAAATTAATTTCAGATGGTCAGCTTCATAGCTTGCTAAGGGCATCTCAATTGGTGAAATTTATGATGATAGTGGGCAATCGTGTGGAGGGGGATGAGATGCCTCCTGCAGTGAACATGGATTGTGAGGGCATGCCTAATGAAGTGCCAGTTGTTGAGAAGAAGACGGAATTTGAGGGATTTGAATGGGCAGAAATACCACAATATGGAGAAACCATAGCAGGGCCACCAATGCCtgaagaggaggagaaggagcacTTCATGACTGTTGGGTGTGACCCTGATGGGGATGAGCCAACCGGAGTAGATGAAGAGTGGAGATACTTAAAACCAGTTGATGCTGCAGTTAATGATGCACAGCCAACAGAAAATATTGAAGTGGAGTTGCAGAAAAGAAAGAGGGCAAGGCCTGTTCTGGACTTTGATTCTGAATGTGTACATGATTACTATTCTGTGGAGAGATTCAAGATGGCTTACCAATTTCAAATCGCTCCTATGAATGACAAGTCTCAATGGCCAAAGGTTAATCTTGGTTTTGAAATGATTCCTCCACCACTACAAAGGGCTGCTGGTAGACCAAGGAAACAAAGAGTAAAGGCTAGAGGAGAGCCAGGAAAAAGAGGACCATACCAATGCAAAAGGTGTTTTCAATTTGGACATATAGAGAAGGGTTGTAATGCTACTCAAGCTGAATTAGAACAAGAACTTCCACCACCTCGTccaaaaaaagggaaaaaacaaag GATAAACAACTATGAATCTGTTGGAGCCTCCACAACTGATTCTAGGACATCTAAAGCAGCTATTGAACCCTCTCCAATGCCTCATTCAAGCCCGGGTGTAACAATTAGAAGGATGTCATCCATTTCTCCGACTAGCCCAGGTGTAACAACTAGAAGGATGGCTGCAATCTCACCTGGTGGAATCAATCGGAGGCTCATCATTGAGTAG